The proteins below come from a single Alligator mississippiensis isolate rAllMis1 chromosome 2, rAllMis1, whole genome shotgun sequence genomic window:
- the SIGIRR gene encoding single Ig IL-1-related receptor isoform X3 codes for MRLTMTDLCTVPPEVLSPSSSQTLEPTLGSQITLNCTVRLPFDEHCNPILSWMKDGHWLGNESSQYTLEEKTWRSDNASEKFMSSLLSVNLTSDENYGVFACLASNITATFTLQRSEAAGHVGAVLAALAVLALLLFVAVIYVKCRLNMLLWYRNHYGELELNDGKLYDAYVSYMNSSDDRKFVNFIVKPQLENRYGYKLFLDDKTILPNSEPSADLIMNVSRCRRLIVVLSNAYLEQDWCNNNFREGLWRLMELSQRPIFIVFQTQYREIVHPAINLLKQHKKAVTLLLWRTGSMTPSSDFWKELCLALPRKVSFQHAMGDPQTQLQEDKDPMLILHSSSLEHRGEPHPEGDLGLRGPIFRGPPTPRVTSSDGPTALAGGTMEEVQLSEGQRNEIDVSDLGSRNYGARTDFYCLVTEDDL; via the exons ACCTTTGCACTGTGCCACCTGAAGTCCTTTCCCCATCCAGCAGTCAGACTTTGGAGCCTACTTTAGGGAGCCAGATAACACTGAATTGCACGGTGCGCCTGCCCTTTGATGAACACTGCAACCCCATCTTGAGCTGGATGAAAGATGGCCATTGGCTAGGCAACGAGAGCAGCCAGTACACCCTGGAGGAGAAAACCTG GCGCAGTGATAACGCATCAGAGAAGTTCATGTCCAGCCTCCTGTCGGTGAATCTGACAAGCGATGAGAACTATGGTGTGTTTGCCTGCCTGGCTAGCAACATCACAGCCACATTTACACTGCAGAGATCAG aggctgctgggcaTGTAGGGGCAGTGTTGGCAGCCCTGGCAGTCCTGGCTCTACTGCTGTTTGTGGCTGTGATCTACGTGAAGTGCCGCTTGAACATGCTGCTCTGGTACAGGAACCACTATGGAGAGCTAGAGCTCAATG atgggaaactctACGATGCCTACGTGTCCTACATGAACTCCTCAGATGACAGGAAGTTTGTGAACTTCAttgtgaagccacagctggaaaaCCGTTATGGCTACAAGCTCTTTCTAGATGATAAGACCATCCTGCCCAACTCAG AGCCTTCAGCAGACCTGATCATGAATGTCAGTCGGTGCAGACGCCTCATTGTGGTTCTCTCCAACGCATACCTAGAGCAAGACTGGTGCAACAACAACTTCAG GGAAGGTCTATGGAGACTAATGGAGTTGTCCCAGAGGCCCATCTTCATAGTTTTTCAAACTCAGTACCGGGAGATAGTGCATCCAGCTATTAACCTGCTAAAGCAGCACAAGAAGGCTGTAACCCTGTTGCTCTGGCGGACTGGCTCAATG ACCCCTTCTTCAGACTTCTGGAAGGAGCTATGTCTGGCCCTGCCGCGGAAAGTTTCTTTCCAGCACGCCATGGGAGATCCTCAAACCCAGCTCCAGGAGGACAAGGACCCCATGCTGATTCTCCACAGCAGCTCCCTGGAGCACCGAGGAGAACCACATCCTGAGGGAGACCTGG GCCTGCGAGGGCCCATCTTCAGAGGCCCACCAACTCCTCGAGTGACCAGCTCTGACGGACCAACAGCACTGGCAGGTGGCACGATGGAAGAGGTGCAGTTGAGCGAGGGCCAAAGAAATGAAATAGATGTCTCTGACCTGGGGTCTCGCAACTACGGGGCGAGGACTGACTTCTACTGCCTTGTGACAGAGGACGACCTCTGA